A single Candidatus Dependentiae bacterium DNA region contains:
- a CDS encoding ankyrin repeat domain-containing protein: protein MKIFLLILCLNLLLTPLAYSMNRVPFLANNLLPLYGTNYSQALCDAIRCNNIPLVTQLISNFPEILNLVSNGLTPLHVAVSEGNKKIIELLLKAGADPNILDSLNRTTLCNALKPNNHFIIGCLLAYGAGVPEIFLKNVDLVNVHSMQNKLINAVEDNDIKTIGTLLKQDLYLPIFIKNYMYQKLIKSVEQDNVQAFRAFVKQGYSLYTCDTVGNTLLHSAIRSGSKQTLCYIISLLYKVNKLESFLNKKNKEGFTAIELAVNNPNMLKLLLGLQTDLPELDLAVTTKSRCTVS from the coding sequence ATGAAAATTTTTTTACTAATTTTATGTTTAAACTTGTTATTAACACCATTAGCTTACTCTATGAACAGAGTCCCCTTCTTGGCAAATAATCTATTGCCTCTTTATGGCACCAATTATAGTCAGGCCCTTTGTGACGCAATTAGGTGTAATAATATACCATTGGTTACCCAACTTATTAGCAATTTTCCTGAAATACTTAATCTTGTTTCTAATGGTCTTACTCCTTTGCACGTAGCTGTAAGTGAAGGCAATAAAAAAATTATTGAACTATTGCTTAAAGCAGGAGCTGATCCTAATATTCTTGACAGTTTAAATCGAACTACTCTTTGCAATGCACTAAAACCAAATAATCATTTTATAATTGGCTGCTTACTTGCTTATGGTGCAGGTGTGCCAGAAATTTTTCTTAAAAATGTTGATTTAGTTAACGTGCACAGTATGCAAAATAAATTAATTAATGCTGTTGAAGATAATGATATAAAAACTATTGGAACACTGTTAAAACAAGATTTATATCTTCCTATTTTTATCAAAAACTATATGTATCAAAAACTTATCAAATCAGTAGAGCAGGATAATGTCCAAGCCTTTAGAGCTTTTGTTAAGCAAGGTTATTCTCTTTATACTTGTGACACAGTAGGCAATACGCTTTTGCATAGTGCAATACGTTCTGGCAGCAAGCAAACTCTCTGTTATATTATTTCTCTTTTATATAAAGTTAATAAGTTAGAAAGCTTTTTAAATAAGAAGAATAAAGAAGGTTTTACGGCTATAGAACTAGCGGTAAATAACCCAAATATGCTTAAACTTCTTTTAGGTCTACAAACAGATTTACCTGAACTTGATTTAGCTGTCACTACTAAAAGTAGGTGTACTGTATCTTAA